The following DNA comes from Cellulophaga sp. HaHa_2_95.
GTCATAGAAGAGTTAGAATTATCTAGTCAGAATGAATTAAAACTATATGATCGTAATGGTCTTCTAGTCTTTAGACAAGAAAATTACACTAATGAATTTGCTGGAATTTCTAATATAGATAATAATGTTATTCAAAGAGATGCAGGCCTACCCTCAGGCATCTACTTCTACATTGTAAATATGTATGATCTAGGCTACGAGTTTCAAGGCTTTTTATACTTAGCACAGCCTACTTATTAGAAATTTTGAATGAATACGGAGCTAATTTAGAAAATTTAACATATAAATTCTTACTAACTACAAAGAATTCCTAAGGCTTGGGAGTGCACTATAATAAAGCGATTTAAAAATATAAGTAAGATTAATCTTACCTATATTGTAATCTATATTCTCACACGTATACCGTGTATTTTCTAAGTTTCACAACAATTTGTTTGACTTAATGGACTGTGGTTTCTAACTTTACGGAAACACACACCATTATTGTTATGAAAATTACATTCCCCCTAGCTGTACTGCTGCTTACCATTGGCATGTCTTACGGCCAAGTAAAAGTAGGAGATAATATTAATAGTATAGACTCCAATTCTATCCTTGAGTTAGAAAGCAATTCTAAAGTTTTAGTAGTCACTCGTATCACAAACGCGCAGATGAATGCTATAACCCCTATCAATGGGGCGCTAGCTTACAACACTGATGAAGATTGCCTATATCAATACAGAAATAATACATGGACTAGCCTATGTGTTGATATTACTGGCGGCCAAACAATCACCACCATTACAGATAATAATGATGGTACGTTCACCTATACCAATGAAGCAGGTATTGACTTAAATATCGAAAAGGCTAAACTAGATGACAATGGTAATGGCACCTACACCTTCAGCAATAGCACTACTACTCTTTTAATAGACACAGCTGCAGATAGCAATAGTTATAACAATAGTATTTCAGGTATTACCGCATCAAATGTACAGGACGCTATTGACTTCATAAAAACGGAAACTGACAATGCCATTGCAGCTTTGCAAAATGATATCAATACAAACATCACCAATTTCACCAGCTTATTGGATGACAAAGAAGATACCGCCAATAAATCTACGGATGGCACTTTAGCGGATAATTCTGATGTAGACTTCCCTACGGAGCAGGCTGTAAAGACCTATGTAGATGCACAAGTAGGTGCCGTCAATCAAGATGATGATATTACCGCTGCTACTTTAGATGCCGCAACAAATATCTTAACTATTGAAGAAGGTACCGCTACTTCCATAGATGTGAACCTATCCAGTTTAGAAGAATCAGCAGACATCACTGCAAATACAACATTAATAAATAACGAAGTCACTAGAGCTACCCTTGCCGAAACAGCAAATGCAGACGACATTACAGATTTACAAACCGACAAAGAAGATACGGCGAACAAATCTACAGATATTACCTTATCTGATCCTACCAACGTTGAATTTCCAACGGAACTAGCGGTGAAAACCTATGTAGACACCCAAGTAGATGCCGTAAACACACTAGCAGATGGTGCTATTTATTTAGGCGATGGGACCAATACAGCCCAAGAGGTCATTATAAGTGGTGATGCTTCTATTGACAATACAGGAATCATCACTATTTCTGATGATGCAGTAAACGCAACTAATTTAAATCCTGATGTTGCAGGAATTGGTCTTTCTCAAAATGCAGCAACTGGGGCCCTTGAGGTAGATGCCTTGGAGGTATCTGATGTAATTGCAGGAAATAGAATTGCAACGATTACTGAAACAAATGGTACCTCTGTAGAAATTGATGAAAGCATTACATCACTCTCTGTGCAAGCCGGAGCCGAATCTACCTTACGTTTTACGAATGAAGCTGGTGGTTTTAATGACATCCCTAATATTGTTCGAAGTGTTAATGGAGTAACACCGGCTTCCAACGGTAATGTAGCCGTAATTCTTTCAAGTACTTCTACAGGTATTGAATTAGATAGACCCGCAACCGCGGTAGATTCTGATATCTATATTGTGTCGGGAGAAGTCGCACCAAACGCAGACCGGAATGGCGTAGCCTTTATTTATGATGATTTAAATGGCTGGCAAGAGGTTACTACTGATTTATCAACTAGTGATGCCCGTTATGTAAATGCTAATGGTGATGCTATGGTAGGGCCCTTAGCAATGGGAAACTACAACATTACTAATCTAAGCGATCCTGCAAATGCGCAAGATGCAGCAACAAAAAATTATGTAGATACCGAACTATTAGCTATTGAACAAGATGATGATATTACCGCTGCCACGTTAGACGCTGCAACAAACATCTTAACGATTGAAGAAGGGGTCGCTACATCTATAGATGTCAACCTATCCAGTTTAGAAGAATCAGCAGACATCACTGCAAATACAATAGCGATAACCAACGAAGTTACCAGAGCAACAGCCGCTGAAACTGCAAACGCCGATGATATAACAGATCTACAGGCAGACAAAGAAGACACGGCAAATAAATCTACCGACGTCACTTTAGCAGATGCAACAAACGTATTGTTCCCAACAGAATTAGCTGTAAAAACGTATGTAGACAATCAAATAGGCAACGTCAATCAAGATGATGATATCACCGCTGCTACTTTAGACGCCTCCACAAACATCTTAACTATTGAAGAAGGTACCGCTACATCTATAGATGTGAACCTATCCAGTTTAGAAGAATCAGCAGACATCACTGCAAACACAACAGCGATAACCGACGAAGTTACCAGAGCAACAGCCGCTGAAACAGTAAACGCCGATGACATTACAGATCTACAGGCAGACAAAGAAGACACGGCAAACAAATCTACCGACGTCACTTTAGCAGATGCAACAAACGTATTATTCCCAACAGAATTAGCTGTAAAAACGTATGTAGACAATCAAATAGGCAACGTCAATCAAGATGATGATATCACCGCTGCTACTTTAGATGCTGGAACAAACATCTTAACTATTGAAGAAGGTACCGCTACATCTATAGATGTGAACCTATCCAGTTTAGAAGAATCAGCAGACGTCACTGCAAATACAACAGCGATAACCAACGAAGTTACCAGAGCAACAGCCGCAGAAACGGCAAACGCCGATGATATTACAGATCTACAGGCAAACAAAGAAAACACAGCAAACAAATCTACCGACGTCACTTTGGGCGATGCAACCAACGTATTGTTCCCAACAGAATTAGCTGTAAAAACGTATGTAGACAATCAAATAGGCAACGTCAATCAAGATGATGATATTACCGCTGCTACTTTAGACGCCTCCACAAACATCTTAACTATTGAAGAAGGTACCGCTACATCTATAGATGTGAACCTATCCAGTTTAGAAGAATCAGCAGACATCACTGCAAATACAACATTAATAAATAACGAAGCCACTAGAGCAATAGCTGCGGAAACTGCAAACGCAAGTGCTATCAGCGATGAAGAAATAAGAGCAACAGCCGCTGAAACTGCAAACGCCGATGACATTACAGATCTACAGGCAGACAAAGAAGACACGGCAAACAAATCTACCGACGTCACTTTAGCAGATGCAACCAACGTATTATTCCCAACAGAATTAGCTGTAAAAACGTATGTAGACAATCAAATAGGCAACGTCAATCAAGATGATGATATTACCGCTGCTACTTTAGATGCTGGAACAAACATCTTAACTATTGAAGAAGGTACCGCTACATCTATAGATGTCAACCTTTCTGATTTAGATGACTCTGCTGCCATAGCAACTGAAACGGCAAGAGCAATAGCTGCGGAAACTGCAAACGCAAGTGCTATCAGCGATGAAGAAATAAGAGCAACAGCCGCTGAAACTGCAAACGCCGATAACATTACAGATCTACAGGCAGACAAAGAAGACACGGCAAACAAATCTACCGACGTCACTTTAGCAGATGCAACCAACGTATTATTCCCAACAGAATTAGCTGTAAAAACGTATGTGGACAATCAATTTAATTTAATTAGACAAGACGACGATATTACATCAGCCGTTTTAAATGGTTCTAGTCAATTAACCATTTTTGAAGGGACTTCGGCGGTGACTGTTAATTTATCCGATTTAGAAGAATCTACTGCTATTGCTACAAATACCACCGCAATAACAAATGAAGAAATTAGAGCCACGGCAGCAGAAACAGCTAACGCAGATGCCATTAGCGACGAGGAAACCAGAGCTACAGCGGCAGAAACAGCAAACGCCAGTGACATTTCGACTCTACAAACTGATAAAGAAGATACAGCTAACAAATCTACTGACGGTACTTTAATTACCAATTCAGACACACTTTTTCCAACAGAACAAGCGGTTAAAACCTATGTAGACAATCAAATATCTACCGTAAATACTTTAAGTAATGGCAACATTTTTATGGGAGACGGGTCTAATACAGCTCAAGAAGTAACCGTAAATGGTGATGCAATACTGAGTAACACAGGTTTATTAACTATTCAAAATGATGTAATTACCGCTGCCAAAATAAACTCAGATGTAGCCGGCACGGGACTTTCCCAAAATGCAACTACAGGAGCGTTAGAAGTTGATGCTTTGAGTGTAACCAATGTAATTGCAGGAAATAGAATTGCAACAATTACAGAAACCAATGGTACTAGTGTTGAAATTGATGAAACCATAACCTCATTAAGTGTAGCTCCTGGAGATGATAGTATTCTTCGTTTTACCAATGAAGCTGGTGGCTTTAATGATATCGCCAGTATGGTAAGAACAGTGAATGGCGTAGCTCCTGCTTCTAATGGTAATGTTGCTGTAATTTTATCAAGTACTAGTACAGGTCTAGAGGCCAATATACCTACTACTGCCGTAGATTCTGATATTTATATTGTTTCTGGGGAAGTAGCTCCAAATGCAGATCGTAATGGTGTAGCCTTTATTTTTGATGATATGACAGGGTGGCAAGAAGTTACCACAGATTTATCTTCAAACGATGCGCGTTATGTAAATGCAAACGGCGATGCAATGGTAGGACCTTTAGCCATGGGAAATTTCAATATTACTAATTTAAATGATCCTACCAATGCTCAAGATGCAGCAACAAAAAACTATGTAGACAATTTATCTAGTGGCGCTATTACCTCTACTGATATAGAGGTAGCAGGCGGGACCAATGCAACCTTTACGAATGTAGGTTTAACTATTGCAGATAATGCTATTACGACGGCAAAAATTGCTAATGGCGAAATAACTACAGATGATTTAGCTACAGCTGCTGTAACAACTGTTAATATTACTGATGCCAATGTAACGACCTCCAAAATTGCACCAGGAAGTAACAACCAATCCTTAATTACAGACAATACAGGTACCGTTACTTGGGTAGATGCAGATGCTTTGAACCATACAGGTACAGAAGGATCTTTATTCTTTGCTGCTGCGTCAGGAGCCCCTACAGAAGATAACAATCAACTCTTTTGGGATAGTAGTAATGATAGATTGGGAATTGGAACGAATACACCAACCCATAAATTACAGGTAAGCGGACAGGTAAGGGCTACTTCATTTGCTAATGCTGATGGAACCGCTAATGCTCCATCGTATCGTTTTAATGATGATGCAAATACGGGTATGTTCAGAGCTGCTGCAGATCAATTAGGTTTCTCTACCGGGAGTATCGAAGCAATAAGAATTGATGCTTCTCAGAATGTAGGTATTGGAACTTCAACTCCAGACGAAAGTTTACATATTGCTAATAACATGCGATTAGATGGATCTTTTGAGGACAAGGATGGGGATGCAGGAACTGCGGGACAAGTATTGAGTACTACGGCAACAGGAACTGATTGGGTAGACCCTGCTCCTGCTGCAACCGTAAGTACAGATGCAAACAACAGCGTTTCAATAGGGACAGATTCAGGAATATTTTACGAAAGTCCAATTAAAGCATTTGGTAAAATTGCAACGGATGGTACAATTTTAAAAGCAACAACAGGAATTACCATAACGAAACTTACAGGAGAAGGACACTACCAAGTGAACTTACCAGCAGGAACGACCTCCGATTCTAATTACATCATACAACTATCACAACCAGGTCGTGGTGGAGACGGCAACGATGACCCTGGAATTGCCTACACCAACCAGACTACAAATACCTTTGAAGTTATCATGGGAGATAATGATAATGGCGGGACAGATAGAGCTAGATATGATTCTGAATTTATGTTTACAATCTTAGACTTCTAGAAATAACACCATGATTATGAAACAAAACATAGTAGTATTTTTAGGTGGCTTGTTACTCGGTATTGCACCTAGTAACGCTCAAGAACAAACTCAAAATTTTGGAAGCTTAAAAATTCATGAAGAAGGAAGTTTAGGCTTTCATGACGATTTAATAAACAATGGATCTTTTGACGAAAATGCTGGCTTAGTCGGCTTTTACAATACAAGCGACCTTACCATTTCTGGAGCTTTTAGACCTATTTTTAAAGATGCTGAAATAGTGGTTACTAATCATTTAAATTTAGAAATTGGAGTGGGTATTTCAAACAATAGTAATTTTATTATTGGCAACATAGTAACACCAAGAAATCAATTAGCGATTACCTTAGATTATATCAATGATGCTTTTTATACTGGCGAGACGGAGCAAACCAAAGTAGATGGTTATGCGGGATTAACCAACAAACAAAATTTTCTATTCCCAACCGGAATTATAGATAAGTTACGCCCCATAGAATTAAGATCTAGTAGCGTAAATGCTCTGGCAAAAGCCGCCTATTTCTATGAAGACCCAAATGTACCTTCTACCTTTACCACAAGTTTTGATACGGATCAAAAAAGTGATATTTTATTACGCATTAGCAGTTATGAATATTGGGATTTAGATAGTGATATCCTTTCAAATGTTATTCTTACTTGGGATTTAGACAGCTCTATTCCTAATATTGTTGACAGAATTGAAGACTTAAGAGTCGTAGGATGGGACAAAACCGAGGGTATTTGGGTAGATTTAGGAAATACTAATCTTTCAGGAGATTTTACATCAGGAAGCATTACTTCTGCCACATTTTTACCGAACGCGTATGAGGTAATTACTTTTGGAGAAAGTCTCAGTACAGAAAGTATCACTTTAGACAACTATATCCTTACACCCAACAATGATGGTGTAAATGATTACTTAGTTATTGATGCCGTTGCTCTTTCACCTAATAATAAAATAGAAATTTATAACCGGTGGGGGCGCATTGTATATACCGTAGAAAATTATAAAAACCTATTTGACGGTACTGCTAATAACCAATTTACTATCAGTAAGAACAAAGGACTCCCTGATGGAATCTATTTTTACGTTGTAAAATTATTTGATATTGAAGTTACCCACCAGGGATATCTTTACTTAAATAATTAATTTTAGGGTATTGAAATAAGAACTTGTATCTTTAAATTAGCATTCCTAAAAGACAATAATGGGTAAAAATACCGTTACTACTTTAGTACCTAAATTGATAACAGCAGAAGAAACTTATCCGGTACGTCATCCCGTTTTAAGAAAAGGGAGGTCTATTGCTACTTGTATATTAGTTGGGGATGAATTGTCAGATACATTTCATATAGGCGGATTTTTAGAAGATAAGCTGGTAGCCGTTGCATCATTTTACAATGCAAACCACGCAGATCACAAGTTTACTGAGGCTGCACAATTAAGAGGAATGGCTGTTTTACACGAATACCACGGTCATGGTTTTGGCAAGCAGTTATTACTATACGGAGAAGAACTATTAAAGAAAAAAGAAAAAACTACCGTTTGGATGAATGCAAGAGTTTCGGCTGTTGGGTTCTACACCAATCTAGGATATCATAAAGTTGGTCCGATATTTGAAATACCCTTAGTAGGGGAACATTACGTAATGTTTAAAAAAATATAGAAATGCAGAGAAGATCATTTATAAAAAAAACCACAGTATCAGGCCTTGCTTTAGCATTAGTGCCTTCCATTACGCTTGCTCAAGATAAAGATGTAGAATATTCTATTTTAGAATTAATGGGCAAAAGTGATGTAAAACTGTACGGCAAAGGCATTAACTTAAGAAAAGAAGCTCATAACGCCTTTATAGAAATGAAAAGAGCTGCTTATACGGGCGGTATCGATTTAAAAATTGTTTCTAGCTACCGTAGTTTTGATCGCCAGCAAGTAATTTTCGAAAACAAGTTTATCAAGTACACGGATGCTGGTATGACGCCGCTTGACGCAATATCTAAAATTATAGAATATTCAACGATTCCAGGAACAAGCAGACACCATTGGGGTACAGACATTGATGTAATTGATGGCTACCAAAAAGTAAGCGGAGATGTTTTAGTTCCCTCAAAGTACGGCGAAGGTCAGCCTTTTGCAGATTTTAAAAAGTGGATGGATGAAAATTCAGAGAAATTTGGTTTTTATTTGGTCTATACCGATGATAAAAAAAGAAGAGGATTTAAATATGAGCCTTGGCATTATAGCTACGCCCCTATTTCGATACCTATGTTAGAAACTTTCCGTAGTAAAAATTTACTCCAAATTTATAAAGATGAGGATTTTCTTGGAAGCGAACATTTCACCTCTGGGTTCCTAAGAACGTACATAACAGATAATGTCTTAGACATAAATTCTAAACTTCTTTAGACTTAAGGTAACTTATAATAATTACTAAAACACTAACCATGAAAAGAGGTAATTGGAAAATTAGAATATTCATAGGCCTAGCCATTGTAGCCTTTGCGTTTATAAAAAAATGCAGTAATACAGAAGAGAATCCATATACAGGTAGAGAGCAACACATTACAATGACTTCCGATCAAGAAATTGCCATTGGATTACAAAGCGCACCAGGAATGGCGCAACAACATGGTGGCTTATACCCTGATGAAAAATTACAAGCCTTTGTCAAAAAAGTAGGAAACCGCTTGGTGAATAATAGTATTGCTAAAGACACCCCTTATCAGTATGACTTTCACTTGCTTGCTGATGATCAGACCATAAATGCTTTTGCTTTACCTGGAGGACAATGTTTTATTACCTACGCCTTGTTTTCACAATTAAATGAAGCACAACTTGCTGGTGTTATGGGGCATGAAATTGGTCATGTAATTGGCCGTCATTCCGCAGAACGTATTGCAGATTCTCAGACTTGGCAAACCGCCACAATGGGTGCAACTGTGGGTGCGGGAGACATGGGGAGTATTGTGGGGAGTATTGGACAAAACACGTTACTAAAGAACGGAAGAAATGACGAACTAGAAAGTGATGAATTAGGCGTACTTTTTATGATTAAAGCAGGTTATGACCCTTACGAAATGATAAAAGTAATGGAAATTCTAAAAGCTGCTGGCGGCCCAAACCGTGTTCCTGAATTTCAAAGCACACACCCTGATCCAGCCAATAGAATTGAAAAGATAAAAGCGGCTATTGAAAAATACCAAGAATAAGAATAGTGCATTTCATCTAATATATGTAAAGAACAACGCATTTGTGCAATATTTTATTAGCTTTGTAAAACCCAAACTTTTACACTACGCTTAATCCTTATAGCTTTGATTTATAAACATTTAAATGAAACTATATGGGTACACTATTACATTTCAGAAATGTTTACTTAGAAGCTTTTGAAAATTGTAGACCTATATTTATTGTAGTTTTACTGAAGATCTATTCATTATTCTCTGTATTAATGATCTCTATGGCCCTTTATGCATTTGCATATCGTGCAATTAACGGATTCAGATTTTAAAAAGCAGCTCTTTTACTTGAACACTAGAAGAAGTAAACTTAAAAAAAGCCCTCTAAAATTAGATTTTAGAGGGCTTTTTAATTTTCTAGAAATTGAGCTGTATGCTATTTCTTTCTAGAATGCGCTTCAATTACTTCTAAAGCATCAATAGCTCCAGATTGCTCTGCATGTTTTTTAATACTTCTACCTCTGTCACATTTCACCGTAATATCCGCTCCGTTTTCAATAAGCACTTCTAAAATATCAGCGCGATTGTAACGTGCTGCAAAAATAGCAGGAGTCATTCCTAATGATTTTTCGTTTACATCTTCCCCTAAAGAAATCATGCTTTTAACGGTTTGAATATCTCCCTTTAAAATAGCATTACAAAAAGAACTTAATCCTGTTATTTTTTTAATGTGGATAGTTGTCTCTGGAGAAGATTTTAAGAGGGTTTCAGCTTTAACGTTTGTACTAATTAATGTAAGACCTAGAACTGCAATTACGAATGATTTTTTCATGATGTTGATTTTTTGATATTGATGAGTGTATATTTTGATTATATTGAAAAGACGACATCAAATAGAAATTGTTTCACCTCAAAAGCCTAAATAACAATTATTTAACATTTCAACATTTTTAAAGCTCTTCCTTTTAGACAATTTTAACAGTGTAAAAAGAAGCTTTATTTTCTAGTATATACTAGCATTTCATCTTATTTTTGAGGTAACAAATAATTAGTCCGATGAATAAGAAAGTAATATTAATGATTTTGGATGGATGGGGTAAATCTCCCAATCCAAAAGTTTCAGCTGTAGATAATGCAAACACTCCTTTTATAGACCGTATTCAGAAAGAATATTCCAATGCGAACTTACTTACTGACGGTATGAACGTTGGTCTTCCTGAGGGACAAATGGGGAATAGCGAAGTTGGTCATATGAATTTAGGTGCAGGTAGAATTGTATACCAAGATTTAGCCAAAATAAATAAAGCGGTAAAAGAAGATACGCTTAAGGATGAAAAAGTATTAAAGGAAGCTTTTTTATACGCAAAAGAAAACAACAAGCCTGTGCATTTCGTAGGTCTTTTAAGTGATGGTGGTGTTCATAGCCATACCTCACATTTGAAAGGATTGATAAAAGCGAGTGAAGCCTATAAACTTGACAAGGTATTTATCCACGCTTTTACAGACGGTAGAGATGTAGATCCAAAAAGTGGAAAAGGATATGTTACTGCTATCAATGAATTTTGTGCAGACAAAAAAGCAAAGATAGCGACGGTTATCGGCCGTTATTACGCAATGGACAGAGATAAACGTTGGGAGCGTATTAAATTAGCTTATGACCTTTTAGTTAACAATACCGGTACTAAAACCAATGATATAGCGGCAGAATTGCAAAAAAATTATGATGCTGATGTTACGGATGAGTTTATCAAGCCAATAGTAGCTACCAACGCAGATCTTACGCCAATTGCTAAAATTGAAAATGGTGATGTTTTAATCTTTTTTAACTTTAGAACAGACCGTGGTCGCGAACTTACCGAAGTATTAAGTCAAGTAGATATGCATGAACAAAATATGCACAAGCTAGATTTATACTATGTAACTATGACCAACTACAATGATGCTTACAAAAACATTCATGTAGTGTATGATAAAGATAATATTGAAAAGACTTTAGGTGAGGTTTTATCTGAAGCTGGTAAAAAGCAAATTAGAATTGCTGAAACCGAAAAATACCCACATGTAACATTTTTCTTTAATGGAGGTCGTGAAACACCTTTTGAAGGAGAAGAAAGGTTACTTTGTCCATCTCCTAAAGTTGCCACTTATGATCTTCAACCAGAAATGAGCGCCTATGAAATTAGAGATGCTATTATTCCAGAATTGGAAAAAGGTGATGCTGATTTTGTGTGTTTGAATTTTGCTAACCCTGATATGGTTGGTCATACGGGAGTTATGAAAGCTGCTATTAAAGCTTGTGAGGTAGTAGACAGTTGTGCAGAAGCAGTGGTTACCGCTGGTTTAAAAAACGGATATTCCAGTATTGTTATAGCAGACCATGGAAACTGCGAAACTATGATTAACCCTGATGGCAGTCCTAACACCGCACACACCACCAATCCTGTTCCATTAATATTAGTAGATAAAGATCATATTAAAATTAGTGATGGTGTTTTAGGAGATATTGCTCCTACAATTTTAAAACTAATGGGTGTTGCACAACCTGCAGTAATGACCCAGAAACCATTGGTATAAAATGTACCAAAAAATGTATATTTGCAATCTATGATTATAGTAAAAACTACAGAAGAAATAGAATTAATGCGCGAAAGCGCATTAATCGTTTCAAAGACCTTAGGAATGCTTGCCAGTGAAGTAAAACCTGGTGTTACAACCTTACAGTTAGATGCTTTAGCAGAAACTTTTATTCGCGACCATGGTGCTGTTCCGGGATTTTTGGGCTTATATGATTTTCCAAATTCTCTTTGCATGAGCCCTAATGCTCAAATTGTTCATGGTATACCAAACAATACGCCATTAGAAGAAGGTGATATTATATCTATTGACTGTGGTGCCTTTAAAAATGATTTTCATGGAGACCATGCCTATACTTTTGAAGTAGGTGAAGTAGCTCCAGAAACAAAAAAATTATTAGACATTACCAAAGCATCACTTTATGTAGGTATCCGAGAATTTAAAGCAGGTAATCGCGTAGGCGATGTTGGTTATGCTATTC
Coding sequences within:
- a CDS encoding gliding motility-associated C-terminal domain-containing protein; protein product: MKQNIVVFLGGLLLGIAPSNAQEQTQNFGSLKIHEEGSLGFHDDLINNGSFDENAGLVGFYNTSDLTISGAFRPIFKDAEIVVTNHLNLEIGVGISNNSNFIIGNIVTPRNQLAITLDYINDAFYTGETEQTKVDGYAGLTNKQNFLFPTGIIDKLRPIELRSSSVNALAKAAYFYEDPNVPSTFTTSFDTDQKSDILLRISSYEYWDLDSDILSNVILTWDLDSSIPNIVDRIEDLRVVGWDKTEGIWVDLGNTNLSGDFTSGSITSATFLPNAYEVITFGESLSTESITLDNYILTPNNDGVNDYLVIDAVALSPNNKIEIYNRWGRIVYTVENYKNLFDGTANNQFTISKNKGLPDGIYFYVVKLFDIEVTHQGYLYLNN
- a CDS encoding GNAT family N-acetyltransferase — its product is MGKNTVTTLVPKLITAEETYPVRHPVLRKGRSIATCILVGDELSDTFHIGGFLEDKLVAVASFYNANHADHKFTEAAQLRGMAVLHEYHGHGFGKQLLLYGEELLKKKEKTTVWMNARVSAVGFYTNLGYHKVGPIFEIPLVGEHYVMFKKI
- a CDS encoding M15 family metallopeptidase, whose protein sequence is MQRRSFIKKTTVSGLALALVPSITLAQDKDVEYSILELMGKSDVKLYGKGINLRKEAHNAFIEMKRAAYTGGIDLKIVSSYRSFDRQQVIFENKFIKYTDAGMTPLDAISKIIEYSTIPGTSRHHWGTDIDVIDGYQKVSGDVLVPSKYGEGQPFADFKKWMDENSEKFGFYLVYTDDKKRRGFKYEPWHYSYAPISIPMLETFRSKNLLQIYKDEDFLGSEHFTSGFLRTYITDNVLDINSKLL
- a CDS encoding M48 family metalloprotease, translated to MKRGNWKIRIFIGLAIVAFAFIKKCSNTEENPYTGREQHITMTSDQEIAIGLQSAPGMAQQHGGLYPDEKLQAFVKKVGNRLVNNSIAKDTPYQYDFHLLADDQTINAFALPGGQCFITYALFSQLNEAQLAGVMGHEIGHVIGRHSAERIADSQTWQTATMGATVGAGDMGSIVGSIGQNTLLKNGRNDELESDELGVLFMIKAGYDPYEMIKVMEILKAAGGPNRVPEFQSTHPDPANRIEKIKAAIEKYQE
- a CDS encoding DUF6747 family protein, whose protein sequence is MGTLLHFRNVYLEAFENCRPIFIVVLLKIYSLFSVLMISMALYAFAYRAINGFRF
- a CDS encoding ankyrin repeat domain-containing protein, which gives rise to MKKSFVIAVLGLTLISTNVKAETLLKSSPETTIHIKKITGLSSFCNAILKGDIQTVKSMISLGEDVNEKSLGMTPAIFAARYNRADILEVLIENGADITVKCDRGRSIKKHAEQSGAIDALEVIEAHSRKK
- the gpmI gene encoding 2,3-bisphosphoglycerate-independent phosphoglycerate mutase; this translates as MNKKVILMILDGWGKSPNPKVSAVDNANTPFIDRIQKEYSNANLLTDGMNVGLPEGQMGNSEVGHMNLGAGRIVYQDLAKINKAVKEDTLKDEKVLKEAFLYAKENNKPVHFVGLLSDGGVHSHTSHLKGLIKASEAYKLDKVFIHAFTDGRDVDPKSGKGYVTAINEFCADKKAKIATVIGRYYAMDRDKRWERIKLAYDLLVNNTGTKTNDIAAELQKNYDADVTDEFIKPIVATNADLTPIAKIENGDVLIFFNFRTDRGRELTEVLSQVDMHEQNMHKLDLYYVTMTNYNDAYKNIHVVYDKDNIEKTLGEVLSEAGKKQIRIAETEKYPHVTFFFNGGRETPFEGEERLLCPSPKVATYDLQPEMSAYEIRDAIIPELEKGDADFVCLNFANPDMVGHTGVMKAAIKACEVVDSCAEAVVTAGLKNGYSSIVIADHGNCETMINPDGSPNTAHTTNPVPLILVDKDHIKISDGVLGDIAPTILKLMGVAQPAVMTQKPLV
- the map gene encoding type I methionyl aminopeptidase gives rise to the protein MIIVKTTEEIELMRESALIVSKTLGMLASEVKPGVTTLQLDALAETFIRDHGAVPGFLGLYDFPNSLCMSPNAQIVHGIPNNTPLEEGDIISIDCGAFKNDFHGDHAYTFEVGEVAPETKKLLDITKASLYVGIREFKAGNRVGDVGYAIQKFTEDHGYGVVRELVGHGLGRKMHEDPEMPNYGKRGRGKKFVEGMVVAIEPMTNLGTHRIKQLKDGWTILTADGKPSAHFEHDIALVNGKPELLSTFKYIYEALGIESNEEDEFRQVKI